Proteins encoded by one window of Aspergillus puulaauensis MK2 DNA, chromosome 4, nearly complete sequence:
- a CDS encoding uncharacterized protein (InterPro:IPR042098), whose amino-acid sequence MMGLIGDIKVPAVHYTSQAGGSTIIFDSVEIPGSRIVHGNVFPLTLVLTKEDSSNPTVDEAATAIRDLSERGITTELLNKHCALLLRGPRDRSANIFSCLIHTAEEGRGHVPYK is encoded by the coding sequence ATGATGGGGTTAATCGGCGATATTAAAGTCCCCGCTGTTCACTATACTTCCCAGGCTGGAGGGTCGACAATCATCTTTGACAGCGTGGAAATACCTGGATCACGGATTGTGCACGGCAATGTCTTCCCCCTTACTCTGGTGCTGACTAAGGAGGATAGCAGCAACCCCACCGTCGACGAGGCTGCCACTGCGATACGTGATCTTTCTGAGCGTGGAATCACTACCGAACTCCTTAACAAACACTGCgcgttgctgctgcgcggcCCGCGCGATCGCTCTGCTAATATATTCTCTTGTCTTATTCATACTGCCGAAGAGGGCCGCGGCCACGTCCCTTATAAGTAG
- a CDS encoding uncharacterized protein (COG:S;~EggNog:ENOG410PMMC;~InterPro:IPR021858;~TransMembrane:1 (o410-428i)): protein MDGDQVKPICSQCQKKSRPCLREDPSNRIRIKPYQIRTDRTLSKDAPDPDHVERSRLSEHGSAEAVVANTTNPEHINNQFYTEFCIKENHNASVTQNTTVPAPLMASPAHNNTTTSPYSTAVSIPISQLLRADPSSPLSAASPAGLMHTGSPLTYKEAYLVHHFATHLGYWLDCTDASRQFTRKIPVLVKQSPILLHAVISYAARHVGDAEMAERAHERCVELLIPCLSSATVVDDDVLLCAIVILRVFEQLNVMVTGNDQERHLAGCSALLRASQGREVDPSTPELRQAAFWVYMRQCLYNACVHQQAPNVDLTLVLVPPPGGGDPLGDLRSETAWANTMTWICATVVSFCFGSAYPEPSTRVHRWQELSEAVEGWLSNRPGTFDPIWYSEAAPGSGNPFPEIWFTADWHIMAFGFYHLACMLLAIYKPSPRFAVRGLHSSARESDGVL from the exons ATGGATG GCGACCAAGTGAAGCCGATCTGTTCGCAGTGCCAGAAAAAGAGCCGGCCATGCCTTAGAGAAGACCCATCCAATCGCATTAGGATCAAGCCTTATCAGATACGAACGGACAGGACACTCTCCAAGGACgctccagatccagaccaTGTTGAAAGGTCTCGCCTTTCGGAACACGGATCTGCAGAAGCAGTGGTTGCTAATACAACCAACCCTGAACACATTAACAACCAATTCTATACTGAGTTCTGTATTAAAGAAAACCACAATGCCTCAGTAACGCAAAACACCACTGTTCCCGCGCCTCTGATGGCCTCTCCAGCCCACAATAATACAACGACCTCACCCTACTCCACCGCGGTTTCCATCCCGATCTCCCAGCTGCTCCGAGCCGATCCTTCGAGTCCATTGTCTGCTGCCTCGCCAGCAGGTTTGATGCATACGGGGTCTCCACTGACCTACAAAGAAGCTTACCTTGTGCATCACTTTGCAACGCACCTCGGCTATTGGCTCGACTGCACTGACGCTTCCCGCCAGTTTACCCGGAAAATCCCCGTCCTGGTCAAACAATCGCCGATCCTGCTGCATGCCGTGATTTCCTACGCGGCCCGACATGTCGGCGATGCTGAAATGGCCGAACGAGCGCATGAGCGTTGTGTGGAGCTATTGATCCCCTGCTTGAGCTCGGCAACAGTagtcgatgatgatgttctgcTGTGCGCAATTGTTATCCTGCGGGTGTTTGAACAGTTGAACG TCATGGTAACCGGCAACGACCAGGAGCGTCATCTAGCCGGCTGCTCGGCTCTGCTGCGGGCATCGCAAGGACGGGAGGTGGATCCATCTACCCCGGAATTGCGGCAGGCCGCTTTCTGGGTGTACATGCGTCAGTGCCTGTACAATGCCTGTGTGCATCAACAAGCACCCAATGTGGATCTGACCTTGGTTCTCGTTCCTCCCCCGGGCGGAGGTGATCCCCTGGGCGATTTGCGGTCTGAAACAGCTTGGGCCAACACTATGACTTGGATCTGTGCCACGGTGGTAAGCTTTTGCTTTGGATCGGCTTACCCTGAGCCCTCCACTAGAGTACATCGATGGCAAGAGCTCTCCGAAGCTGTCGAGGGTTGGCTGAGCAACCGACCGGGCACGTTTGACCCCATCTGGTATAGCGAGGCCGCCCCAGGAAGTGGAAACCCATTCCCAGAGATATGGTTCACGGCGGACTGGCATA TTATGGCATTCGGCTTTTACCATCTTGCCTGTATGCTTCTGGCCATCTACAAGCCATCGCCTAGATTTGCTGTCAGGGGACTGCATAGTTCAGCTCGCGAATCCGAT GGGGTCCTTTGA
- a CDS encoding putative MFS monosaccharide transporter (COG:G;~EggNog:ENOG410PGNX;~InterPro:IPR005829,IPR005828,IPR003663,IPR036259, IPR020846;~PFAM:PF00083;~SECRETED:SignalP(1-24);~TransMembrane:11 (n15-26c38/39o62-83i95-116o122-141i153-173o185-208i286-309o321-341i350-369o381-403i423-444o464-487i);~go_component: GO:0016020 - membrane [Evidence IEA];~go_component: GO:0016021 - integral component of membrane [Evidence IEA];~go_function: GO:0022857 - transmembrane transporter activity [Evidence IEA];~go_process: GO:0055085 - transmembrane transport [Evidence IEA]), producing MIKKGFWRTLPGSRLLKLITAVSAVAISYEGMSQGVMGAVNVAPEYGHRMGFSDEHGKVIKPSLQGGIAAIYYFGALLGAFWAGSFSDTYGRIKGIWMACLWCLAGVILQASAMNLAHMLCARVVAGVGVSFIIVIAPSWTAELAPASHRGQMIALTFLANFGGIALSSWIGFATSFTEYAGGAFRWRFCFACQVIPVFFLVIGTLLIPESPRWLVKVGRNEEAFEIISKLRGDGDRDHPNVQSEIREIVAVVQMEHESQNSNYIKMFLGIGSGDIHIGRRIQLAFWLQVLMQYGTGIAAVVIYSGNIYRTAGFDDLKSNWLSAVCMTCGILGTGVAALTLDRVGRRRTLYWGAAVLSVILFTLGGLNYGATSNPDKAEQYGIGAAAMVFLYVVVFSSSWLMIPFIYPTEIFPTWLRAKGNAFGVAGWAVGYGAGSLLVPVMFAGIQEKVISVLRLRYVSSLTAFLQTFYVFGAAMVAYIPIVYCFFPETAGRTLEQIDFLFASKSPFVWDEEKEFAKRMVHFNAEIEKMDIENSGHAGEEKRGDKFVESV from the exons ATGATCAAGAAAGGGTTCTGGCGGACACTCCCTGGATCTAGGCTGCTCAAGTTGATTACTGCAGTCTCTGCCGTGGCCATCTCCTATGAGGGCATGAGTCAGGGTGTCATGGGTGCTGTCAATGTCGCCCCAGAGTATGGG CACCGAATGGGTTTCTCCGATGAGCACGGAAAAGTCATCAAGCCCTCTCTGCAGGGTGGCATCGCTGCCATATACTATTTTGGTGCTCTCCTCGGAGCCTTCTGGGCCGGCAGTTTCTCTGACACTTATGGGCGTATCAAGGGTATCTGGATGGCCTGTTTGTGGTGTCTTGCCGGAGTCATCCTGCAGGCTAGTGCCATGAACCTCGCGCACATGCTCTGCGCTCGTGTCGTcgcaggtgttggtgtcTCCTTCATTATCGTGATTGCTCCCTCATGGACCGCAGAGCTGGCTCCAGCGTCCCATCGAGGTCAAATGATCGCCCTGACATTCCTCGCCAACTTCGGAGGCATTGCCTTGTCTTCCTGGATTGGGTTTGCTACCTCCTTCACCGAATATGCCGGCGGGGCCTTTCGGTGGCGCTTCTGCTTTGCCTGCCAGGTGATCCcggttttctttctcgtcaTCGGCACCTTGCTGATCCCTGAATCGCCTCGGTGGCTCGTCAAGGTTGGACGCAACGAGGAGGCGTTTGAGATCATCTCTAAACTCCGTGGAGATGGCGACCGCGACCACCCGAATGTGCAGAGCGAAATTCGCGAAatcgtcgccgtcgtgcAGATGGAACACGAGTCACAGAATTCCAATTATATCAAAATGTTCTTGGGCATTGGGTCTGGGGATATTCACATTGGCCGCCGTATCCAGCTAGCGTTCTGGCTCCAGGTTCTCATGCAATATGGCACGGGTATCGCAGCAGTTGTCATCTACTCGGGCAACATTTATCGCACTGCTGGCTTTGACGATTTGAAGTCCAACTGGCTCTCTGCCGTGTGCATGACCTGCGGGATTCTCGGAACTGGTGTCGCTGCCTTGACCTTGGATCGCGTGGGTCGGCGCCGGACCCTCTACTGGGGAGCGGCCGTGTTGAGTGTGATACTCTTTACCCT TGGCGGTCTGAACTATGGAGCCACCAGCAACCCCGACAAGGCTGAACAGTACGGAATTGGAGCCGCCGCCATGGTCTTTCTCTATGTGGTtgtcttcagctcctcctggctgaTGATTCCATTTATTTATCCCACCGAGATTTTCCCGACATGGCTGCGCGCCAAGGGTAACGCCTTTGGTGTTGCCGGCTGGGCGGTTGGCTACGGCGCTGGGTCGCTGCTGGTCCCCGTTATGTTTGCAGGTATCCAGGAGAAGGTAATCTCTGTCCTCCGCCTCCGGTATGTTTCGTCTCTGACGGCTTTCCTTCAGACCTTCTACGTGTTCGGTGCCGCAATGGTTGCCTACATTCCCATCGTCTACTGCTTCTTTCCCGAGACTGCCGGCCGCACGCTCGAGCAGATCGACTTCCTCTTTGCCAGCAAGAGCCCCTTTGTgtgggatgaggagaaggagtTTGCCAAGCGTATGGTCCACTTCAATGCTGAAATTGAAAAGATGGACATTGAGAATAGTGGACATGCGggcgaggagaagagagGTGACAAGTTTGTAGAGAGCGTCTGA
- a CDS encoding UPF0075 family protein (COG:O;~EggNog:ENOG410PKU1;~InterPro:IPR005338,IPR043129;~PFAM:PF03702;~go_function: GO:0005524 - ATP binding [Evidence IEA];~go_function: GO:0016773 - phosphotransferase activity, alcohol group as acceptor [Evidence IEA];~go_process: GO:0006040 - amino sugar metabolic process [Evidence IEA];~go_process: GO:0009254 - peptidoglycan turnover [Evidence IEA]): MVTSVECPQPNGSAQVNNPRRCVADGTLDITVLGMNSGTAMDGIDCALVRYQQVSPEAALHMEILQYDEIPIPQSIKKSVLTTLRETKTTPSLMSQLNVQLGNMFGETVKVFCGKHNIPINSIDLIGSHGQTFWLLSMPEEGETRSALCLGEGTVISGLTGITTVTDFRMAEQAVGRQGAPLVALIDGLLLHHPTEWRVCQNIGGIANLCIIPPDSQGGVDAMVDWDCGPGNMFIDAAMRYFTNGEMEYDCDGEWGARGKVNQAVVDMFLDHNKYCNRLPPKTTGRETFGDNEAQEILDDCLARGMSKYDTVATITRITAQNIVKQYRTFFPKFNIDIDKIAGVYMCGGGARNPNIISYLKEQLPNSKVLKLDETGVPSDAKEAVSFAQQALEAILGRAALVPINSDTLTPNTISGKIAPGLRWREVMAMAVEFGKGQPQLQTVKEMVIDRPYTYGKP, translated from the exons ATGGTTACTTCAGTTGAATGTCCTCAGCCCAATGGCTCTGCTCAGGTCAACAACCCTCGCCGTTGTGTCGCAGATGGCACCCTCGACATCACGGTCCTGGGAATGAACAGCGGTacggccatggacggcatCGACTGCGCACTTGTTCGATATCAGCAGGTTTCCCCAGAAGCTGCTTTACACATGGAAATCCTCCAG TACGATGAGATCCCCATTCCTCAGTCCATCAAGAAGTCCGTCCTCACCACGCTCCGCGAAACGAAAACCACCCCCTCCCTCATGTCGCAGCTGAACGTGCAGCTCGGCAACATGTTTGGCGAGACGGTCAAGGTCTTCTGTGGGAAGCACAATATCCCTATTAACAGCATCGACCTCATCGGGTCCCATGGTCAGACTTTCTGGCTTCTGTCCATGCCCGAGGAGGGCGAAACCCGCTCCGCCTTGTGCCTTGGTGAAGGAACTGTCATCAGCGGCTTGACCGGCATCACTACAGTCACCGACTTCCGCATGGCCGAACAGGCGGTCGGCCGCCAGGGTGCGCCTCTTGTCGCCCTGATCGAtggtctccttcttcaccatcccaccGAATGGCGCGTCTGCCAGAATATCGGCGGGATCGCCAACCTCTGTATCATTCCACCCGACAGCCAGGGTGGTGTCGACGCCATGGTCGACTGGGACTGCGGCCCAGGCAACATGTTCATCGACGCTGCGATGCGCTACTTCACCAACGGCGAGATGGAGTATGACTGCGATGGTGAGTGGGGTGCCCGGGGTAAAGTCAACCAGGCTGTTGTCGACATGTTCCTCGACCACAATAAATACTGTAACCGCTTGCCTCCCAAGACAACGGGTCGTGAGACCTTCGGGGACAACGAAGCCCAGGAAATCCTTGATGATTGCTTGGCTCGGGGCATGAGTAAGTACGACACTGTCGCAACCATCACTCGCATTACGGCCCAGAATATCGTCAAGCAGTACCGCACTTTCTTCCCCAAATTCAACATTGATATCGACAAGATCGCCGGTGTGTACATGTGCGGTGGCGGTGCCCGCAACCCCAACATCATCAGCTACCTCAAGGAGCAGCTGCCCAATTCCAAAGTTCTCAAGCTCGATGAAACGGGTGTTCCTTCGGACGCCAAGGAGGCTGTCTCGTTCGCTCAGCAGGCCCTTGAGGCTATTCTCGGCCGTGCCGCCCTGGTTCCCATTAACAGTGACACGTTGACGCCCAACACCATCTCGGGCAAGATTGCGCCAGGGCTACGGTGGAGAGAGGTCATGGCGATGGCAGTGGAATTCGGGAAAGGTCAACCTCAGTTGCAGACGGTCAAGGAGATGGTTATTGACAGGCCCTACACCTACGGTAAGCCTTAG
- a CDS encoding uncharacterized protein (COG:S;~EggNog:ENOG410Q19R;~InterPro:IPR036864,IPR021858,IPR001138;~PFAM:PF00172;~go_function: GO:0000981 - DNA-binding transcription factor activity, RNA polymerase II-specific [Evidence IEA];~go_function: GO:0008270 - zinc ion binding [Evidence IEA];~go_process: GO:0006355 - regulation of transcription, DNA-templated [Evidence IEA]): MELCHQHPTMRPPRDSTPKQVRGPSSRSKLACEQCRKSHVKCDQARPCALCKRRGTECSLRQEVLFTAREFKAPAAGLLGDFVSETIEGPATFVDQTQEVSNLYQVARANEETSGVSSYQHPSPWPIFSRQASPITDSTDAFFLSRYVDFIGPRFDMFDGVLRYFSTVVPQLALSDKLVLLSCVAVAARQYTLVNGHQQHNDEQALTYYSVAIHLLSERLQNSRPEPVVFASCLLIAHCEMVESKATDWDLHLKGTGDLVKLHGWHGMSGGLAQASFWIYCRMIILASLCAGKPTALEPKEWIPGGVFPDPATWTLESWQKKVVFLLGVVQNFWSCTRDIEYNDEHVVQLHVARWKQLEADLIRHQSRAPAVASPLSILPPNGEDNPFQGVRYLNGTVSAAWQMLHTAFLILTICKPCSRASRLSLLSSPDITQRAQTYTRQIVGNTLTNRCSIAWTNAVQLLTIAGQCLVAEPERNACIRALQEIQDQTGWDTRASVNRLNAAWVNSWRHESSRTHSAVPHVDAGKLLYHVWLGDEGSLT; encoded by the exons ATGGAACTGTGCCATCAGCACCCCACAATGCGGCCCCCCCGGGATTCCACGCCGAAACAAGTGCGAGGGCCGAGCTCGAGATCTAAGCTAG CCTGCGAGCAGTGTCGCAAGAGCCATGTCAAGTGCGATCAGGCGCGGCCCTGTGCTTTATGCAAGCGACGGGGAACCGAGTGTTCTCTTCGCCAGGAGGTTCTTTTTACCGCGCGTGAGTTCAAAGCACCCGCGGCTGGCCTGTTGGGAGACTTTGTCTCAGAGACAATAGAAGGTCCAG CGACTTTTGTGGACCAAACGCAAGAGGTCTCCAACCTATACCAGGTCGCAAGAGCGAACGAAGAGACGTCGGGCGTCTCATCATACCAGCATCCGTCGCCATGGCCTATATTCTCCCGCCAAGCGAGCCCCATCACGGATTCCACTGACGCGTTTTTTCTCTCGCGATACGTTGACTTTATCGGCCCACGCTTCGACATGTTCGACGGTGTGCTACGATACTTCTCAACAGTCGTACCGCAGCTCGCTCTGAGCGATAAACTTGTCCTCCTATCCTGTGTCGCCGTCGCAGCGCGCCAGTACACCCTCGTCAATGgccaccaacaacacaaTGACGAACAGGCCTTGACCTACTACAGCGTGGCTATCCATCTGCTGTCCGAGCGGCTACAGAATAGCCGGCCTGAACCTGTGGTATTTGCGAGCTGTCTGCTTATAGCTCACTGTGAGATGGTCGAGAGTAAGGCCACAGATTGGGACCTGCACCTGAAGGGGACGGGAGATCTTGTCAAGCTGCATGGTTGGCATGGAATGAGTGGCGGATTGGCACAGGCT TCATTCTGGATTTACTGCCGGATGATAATTCTTGCGTCTCTCTGTGCTGGCAAGCCGACAGCATTAGAACCGAAAGAATGGATCCCCGGGGGTGTATTCCCTGATCCGGCCACATGGACACTCGAGTCATGGCAAAAAAAGGTTGTTTTTCTGCTGGGGGTGGTTCAGAATTTTTGGAGTTGTACCCGCGACATCGAGTACAACGACGAACACGTAGTGCAACTTCATGTTGCCAGATGGAAGCAGCTTGAAGCTGATCTGATACGTCACCAAAGCCGAGCGCCAGCTGTGGCCTCACCACTCAGCATTTTACCTCCGAACGGAGAGGACAATCCCTTCCAAGGCGTGCGTTACTTGAATGGCACTGTGTCCGCAGCATGGCAAATGCTGCACACTGCATTTCTCATTCTCACCATTTGCAAGCCTTGCTCGCGGGCGAGTCGGCTCTCgctcctctccagccccgATATAACACAGCGAGCACAGACATACACCCGCCAGATTGTCGGCAACACGCTGACAAATCGCTGTTCTATCGCATGGACGAACGCCGTCCAACTCCTTACAATTGCGGGTCAGTGTCTCGTGGCCGAGCCCGAGCGCAATGCATGCATCCGCGCCCTGCAAGAGATCCAGGACCAAACGGGCTGGGACACGAGGGCCAGCGTCAACAGACTGAACGCAGCGTGGGTAAATAGTTGGAGGCATGAGTCCTCGAGGACGCATTCTGCGGTCCCGCATGTAGATGCTGGAAAGCTGTTGTATCATGTTTGGCTTGGTGATGAGGGAAGTCTAACCTAA
- a CDS encoding UPF0075 domain protein (COG:O;~EggNog:ENOG410PUBN;~InterPro:IPR005338,IPR043129;~PFAM:PF03702;~go_function: GO:0005524 - ATP binding [Evidence IEA];~go_function: GO:0016773 - phosphotransferase activity, alcohol group as acceptor [Evidence IEA];~go_process: GO:0006040 - amino sugar metabolic process [Evidence IEA];~go_process: GO:0009254 - peptidoglycan turnover [Evidence IEA]) yields MPSTPTQSSASPLSLKVIGHNAGTSMDGVDLVHVHFTQDSPTMPLKMQLLHYGEYPMPKMLKARVMGLIKENTTTPEEMAIVNIQLGEVIRDAVHWFAERNEFSLATDVDLIGGQGQTIWHLPLPELFEGNQIRAHLDMAEIAIIAAGTGVTSLGNFRVSDMALGRQGCPLFAALDSLLLSHPTLNRAVQNIGGIANFSILPRGDVEGCYDFDTGPGNIFIDAAVRYFTDGQQEYDKDGAMGKLGKVDQSVVDKVLRGPYFVHDVPKTTGRETFGDRTAEDICDEMLARGATPEDCVATITRITAQSLADAYERWGPPGGVDEIYMGGGGSHNPNIINYLQQRRPNTRIIPISEISIPVGAKEALGFALLTLECFVGRPMIVPKRTESDRAGVVGQIQPGKNMHRIRRHVVQFWGDFPEEQVKSTTKMILLPSQCDM; encoded by the exons ATGCCTTCCACTCCAACCCAATCCTCAGCCAGCCCACT TTCTCTGAAAGTCATCGGCCACAATGCGGGAACGTCGATGGATGGCGTCGACCTCGTTCATGTCCACTTCACCCAGGACAGTCCGACAATGCCGTTAAAGATGCAGCTCCTGCACTATGGGGAGTACCCGATGCCTAAAATGCTCAAGGCAAGGGTCATGGGGCTCATTAAGGAGAACACCACGACACCCGAGGAAATGGCCATAGTCAACATCCAGCTGGGTGAGGTCATTAGGGATGCCGTCCATTGGTTCGCCGAAAGGAACGAGTTCAGCCTGGCGACGGACGTCGACTTGATCGGTGGTCAGGGCCAGACGATCTGGCACCTACCGCTGCCGGAGCTCTTTGAGGGCAACCAAATCCGTGCCCATCTCGACATGGCTGAGATTGCCATCATAGCCGCCGGCACTGGCGTCACCTCGCTGGGCAACTTTCGCGTGTCAGACATGGCTCTCGGCCGGCAAGGCTGCCCGCTCTTCGCGGCGCTCGACTCGCTCCTCTTAAGCCACCCAACACTCAACCGTGCTGTGCAAAACATCGGGGGTATCGCAAACTTCTCGATCTTACCCCGAGGCGACGTCGAAGGGTGTTACGACTTCGATACGGGCCCTGGCAATATCTTTATCGACGCGGCCGTGCGGTACTTCACTGACGGTCAACAGGAATATGACAAGGATGGCGCCATGGGCAAGCTTGGCAAGGTTGACCAGTCTGTCGTCGATAAAGTGCTGCGAGGGCCGTACTTCGTGCATGACGTGCCCAAAACCACTGGCCGAGAGACGTTCGGGGACCGGACGGCGGAAGATATCTGCGATGAGATGCTAGCCC GCGGAGCTACCCCAGAGGACTGTGTCGCCACCATAACTCGCATCACAGCCCAGTCGCTCGCCGATGCCTACGAACGCTGGGGTCCTCCAGGGGGCGTAGACGAGATCTACatgggcggcggcggatccCATAACCCTAACATCATCAACTacctgcagcagcgccgGCCCAACACTCGCATAATCCCGATTTCGGAGATTTCAATCCCCGTTGGCGCAAAGGAAGCTCTTGGATTTGCGCTCCTGACGCTGGAGTGTTTTGTTGGACGACCTATGATTGTCCCCAAGAGGACCGAGTCGGACCGTGCAGGAGTGGTAGGCCAGATCCAGCCGGGCAAGAACATGCACCGTATCCGACGGCATGTTGTCCAG TTTTGGGGAGACTTCCCGGAGGAGCAAGTGAAGAGCACAACAAAGATGAttcttctcccttctcagTGCGACATGTAG
- a CDS encoding damage-control phosphatase ARMT1 family protein (COG:S;~EggNog:ENOG410PVFY;~InterPro:IPR036075,IPR002791,IPR039763;~PFAM:PF01937;~go_function: GO:0051998 - protein carboxyl O-methyltransferase activity [Evidence IEA]), translating to MNVKEVRAVWTSEKGSMAKQTAESRWPKIIQGTIDDLGKTAAAEDVDEQKRAEGTAIQIVLKGIKTGIEQDKPLTPLRDDGKLDIQEWNKQLAAIGECSWTNCPWLFGECYMYRSIQRILNSSKKWQNYDVFKRQKDSTFIKSRAAVEELACRYLQIVADTQLAQNENKEEAKRLLYIEMTEMALWGNATDLSLLANRTLEDLQSLQGRDAIQKSQRNIVDNDTNDVWTYLQRTAGQPSRRIDIILDNAGFELYTDVLYAAYLLDAGIATSVKLHTKEFPWFVSDVTPPDVDSLFYHLDSSDCFPCREYLDQLIPRLRKFFQSGAITTTSDPFWTTPFSFHEMPSRAPALFNELQSSYLVIFKGDLNYRKLTRDGLWPHTTTYEEALGPLGKQSGVKTLALRTNKSDVCVGVETQTKVDALNEEAPDGAWIQNGKYAVVSFNEGQ from the exons ATGAACGTTAAAGAAGTTCGTGCAGTTTGGACGTCAGAAAAGGGGTCAATGGCTAAACAGACGGCCGAGAGCCGATGGCCCAAAATAATCCAGGGCACCATCGACGACCTTGGCAAAACAGCAGCCGCGGAGGATGTTGACGAGCAGAAGAGAGCGGAGGGCACCGCCATTCAGATTGTCCTCAAAGGCATCAAGACAGGAATTGAACAGGACAAGCCTCTCAC ACCACTTCGAGATGATGGCAAACTCGATATTCAAGAATGGAACAAGCAGCTGGCTGCAATTGGGGAGTGCAGTTGGACAAACTGCCCTTGGCTCTTTGGAGAGTGCTACATGTACCG AAGCATCCAGCGGATCCTGAACTCCTCGAAAAAGTGGCAAAACTACGATGTGTTCAAGCGCCAGAAAGACTCTACCTTTATCAAGTCGAGGGCCGCCGTCGAGGAGCTCGCTTGCCGTTATCTGCAGATCGTTGCCGACACTCAACTGGCCCAAAACGAGAACAAAGAAGAGGCCAAGAGACTGCTGTATATTGAGATGACGGAGATGGCCCTGTGGGGAAACGCCACAGACCTGTCACTCCTCGCTAACCGCACCCTGGAAGACTTGCAAAGCCTACAGGGCCGTGATGCCATTCAGAAGAGCCAGCGGAATATCGTCGACAATGACACTAACGACGTCTGGACCTATCTTCAGCGGACTGCCGGTCAACCCAGTCGCCGCATTGATATTATCCTCGATAACGCTGGCTTCGAGCTTTATACTGACGTGCTGTATGCTGCTTATCTTTTGGACGCAGGCATTGCCACCTCTGTCAAACTGCATACCAAGGAGTTTCCGTGGTTCGTCAGCGATGTCACTCCCCCGGATGTCGACTCGCTGTTCTACCACCTTGATTCCTCCGACTGCTTCCCATGTCGTGAGTATCTCGACCAACTCATCCCAAGACTTCGCAAGTTCTTCCAGTCGGGCGCCATCACGACGACCAGCGATCCCTTCTGGACAACGCCGTTCTCGTTCCACGAGATGCCATCCAGAGCACCCGCGCTCTTCAACGAGCTCCAGAGCAGCTATTTGGTTATCTTCAAGGGCGACCTCAACTACCGCAAATTGACCAGGGATGGGCTGTGGCCTCACACTACCACATACGAAGAGGCTCTGGGTCCCCTCGGCAAGCAGAGCGGCGTCAAGACTTTGGCCCTTCGCACGAACAAGTCCGACGTTTGCGTGGGTGTCGAGACCCAAACCAAGGTTGACGCGCTAAACGAGGAGGCGCCCGATGGTGCCTGGATCCAGAACGGAAAGTATGCGGTGGTATCATTCAATGAGGGTCAATGA